The following are encoded together in the Campylobacter devanensis genome:
- the ftsA gene encoding cell division protein FtsA: MGTKILGIDIGSTQICAVMVEHEPRSLENTIKVIGMGTIKSQGLKKGSITNIELASNSIKSVVSSVVRTAGIKFDKVIVSISGKDAKNINCKDVVNIPEKEVTIKQIERAISSAEYKVKIPHDYEILHTLPYNFKVDEQDNIEDPLGMNGTRLEVQAHIIAVQKSAIMNLRKAIEKAGLKADNIVLSGYASAISTLNEDEKALGTVLIDLGGSSCNMVIHSGNSIRYNDFLSVGSLNITTDISTVLHTPPAVAEEVKIKYGTLKPRSNELIVLPDLGDENSSHEVDISVIINVIYMRVEEALMILAKMLSESGYKEYASAGIVLTGGMAKIEGLRELATAIFDNMPVRIARPREFSGSIDVFQDPANSCAIGLCLYGAGYFTPYEIDSERKLRHKDEIVLRPNPFVATKEFDEHIPQTIPSNNSANLDDVMPKVQPKQKMELDLKIDDNGDKDVLKENIALEKVNSVSKFMNYLKNLF; the protein is encoded by the coding sequence GTGGGAACTAAAATTTTAGGTATTGATATCGGTTCTACGCAGATTTGCGCTGTGATGGTAGAACACGAGCCAAGGTCATTAGAAAATACTATAAAAGTTATCGGTATGGGAACTATCAAATCCCAAGGACTAAAAAAGGGCTCAATCACAAATATTGAATTAGCTTCAAATTCTATAAAATCAGTCGTAAGCAGCGTAGTACGGACAGCTGGAATTAAATTTGATAAAGTTATAGTCTCAATATCTGGTAAAGATGCAAAAAATATTAATTGTAAAGATGTGGTAAATATTCCTGAAAAAGAAGTAACAATCAAGCAGATTGAGCGCGCTATTAGTTCAGCTGAATATAAGGTAAAAATTCCACACGATTATGAAATTTTGCATACTTTACCATATAATTTTAAAGTAGATGAACAAGACAATATAGAAGATCCTCTTGGTATGAATGGTACTAGGCTAGAGGTGCAAGCTCATATCATTGCTGTGCAAAAATCCGCTATTATGAATTTACGAAAAGCGATAGAAAAAGCTGGATTAAAAGCTGATAATATTGTATTATCCGGATATGCTTCGGCAATTTCTACATTAAATGAAGATGAAAAAGCTTTAGGTACAGTATTAATTGATCTAGGTGGTTCTAGCTGTAATATGGTGATTCACTCAGGAAATTCAATTAGATATAATGATTTTTTATCAGTTGGAAGTTTAAACATAACCACTGATATATCTACAGTACTTCACACTCCACCAGCAGTAGCTGAAGAAGTAAAAATAAAATATGGCACATTAAAGCCTAGAAGTAACGAGCTAATAGTATTGCCTGATTTAGGAGATGAGAACTCTAGTCACGAAGTAGATATTAGTGTAATAATAAATGTTATATATATGCGTGTTGAAGAGGCTTTAATGATACTTGCTAAGATGCTTAGCGAGAGTGGATATAAAGAGTATGCTTCAGCCGGTATTGTGCTAACTGGTGGTATGGCTAAGATAGAAGGGCTTAGAGAGTTAGCTACTGCAATATTTGATAATATGCCTGTTAGAATTGCTAGACCAAGAGAGTTTAGCGGTTCTATTGATGTCTTTCAAGACCCAGCAAATTCATGTGCAATTGGGCTTTGTCTATATGGTGCTGGATATTTTACTCCATATGAAATAGACTCTGAGCGAAAGCTACGCCACAAAGATGAGATAGTATTAAGACCAAATCCATTTGTGGCAACTAAAGAATTTGATGAGCATATCCCGCAGACTATTCCAAGTAATAATTCAGCTAATCTTGATGATGTTATGCCTAAAGTTCAGCCTAAGCAAAAAATGGAACTAGATCTTAAAATTGATGATAATGGCGACAAAGATGTCCTAAAAGAGAATATTGCCCTAGAAAAGGTCAATTCTGTCTCTAAATTTATGAACTATTTAAAAAATTTATTTTAA
- the lolA gene encoding LolA-like outer membrane lipoprotein chaperone → MRKFILVFILSLNLFGANELTFKSLIGEFTQTITSQDQKIIYTGSLAIDSDFGAFWQYNTPMQKLIYFSNNQVIIIEPELEQAIITNLKSSPDITKILKNAKKLSDDNFQAVYEDVVYDIITQNSLPKLIAYEDKLGNKAIIEFTQISKDKIISKDILTPQIPSNYDIISN, encoded by the coding sequence ATGAGAAAATTTATACTTGTTTTTATCCTATCTTTAAATCTTTTTGGAGCTAATGAGTTAACATTTAAAAGTTTAATTGGCGAATTTACTCAAACTATCACCAGTCAAGACCAAAAGATAATATATACTGGGTCGTTAGCTATTGATAGTGATTTTGGTGCATTTTGGCAATATAATACACCAATGCAAAAACTAATATATTTTAGCAATAATCAAGTTATTATCATAGAACCAGAATTAGAACAAGCCATAATTACTAACCTAAAAAGTTCTCCAGATATCACTAAAATACTAAAAAACGCCAAAAAGCTTAGCGATGATAATTTTCAAGCAGTTTATGAAGATGTAGTCTATGATATTATAACGCAAAACTCACTACCAAAACTCATTGCTTATGAAGATAAACTAGGCAATAAAGCTATAATTGAATTTACCCAAATAAGCAAAGATAAAATAATAAGCAAAGATATTTTAACGCCACAAATTCCAAGCAATTACGATATTATTAGCAATTAA
- the gltS gene encoding sodium/glutamate symporter — MEITLNFYSTLCAMVFVLLLGTFIIKHVKFLRVYNIPEPVVGGIIVAILLFIANKYIGISFSFDGSLKDPLMLAFYATIGLSADFTSFKKGGKVIIGFLFIVTGLLILQNLAGIGVALAMGENPIIGMLSGSITMSGGHGTGAAWAAEFIKEPYNYAPAMEVAMAAATFGLIAGGIIGGPVARYLVVKNSLSGHHLEEKVDPTLFEKPEKRRLITSSSFVESLALIAICLLVGTELKKIVTFVTMPTFVWCLLTGAVLRNILSATKIHTVFDREISVIGNVSLSLFLAFALMTINIAQLISLALPMLTILIVQIILMILYVIFITFRFCGKNYDAAVLSAGHCGFGLGATPTALVNMQTVTKHYGPSHMAFIVIPLVGAFFIDIINAFIISAMMGLPIFN; from the coding sequence ATGGAAATTACACTCAATTTTTACTCCACTCTTTGTGCGATGGTTTTTGTTTTGTTATTAGGTACTTTCATCATCAAACATGTTAAATTCCTAAGAGTTTATAATATTCCTGAGCCAGTTGTGGGTGGGATTATTGTGGCTATTTTGTTATTTATAGCTAATAAATATATTGGGATTAGCTTTAGTTTTGATGGTTCGCTTAAAGATCCATTAATGCTTGCCTTTTATGCTACTATCGGCCTTAGTGCGGATTTTACCTCTTTTAAAAAGGGTGGAAAGGTAATTATCGGATTTTTATTTATTGTAACTGGGTTATTGATTTTACAAAATTTAGCCGGTATCGGTGTGGCTTTGGCAATGGGTGAAAATCCTATTATAGGGATGCTATCAGGATCTATCACAATGAGTGGTGGGCATGGTACGGGTGCAGCATGGGCGGCTGAGTTTATCAAAGAGCCTTATAACTACGCTCCAGCTATGGAAGTAGCGATGGCGGCGGCTACATTTGGTTTGATAGCAGGCGGAATCATAGGTGGGCCTGTGGCTAGATATTTGGTTGTGAAAAATAGTCTAAGCGGACATCACTTAGAAGAGAAGGTCGATCCAACTCTTTTTGAAAAGCCTGAAAAACGAAGATTGATAACATCTTCTTCATTTGTGGAGTCTTTGGCGTTGATTGCTATATGTTTGCTAGTGGGGACTGAGCTTAAAAAAATTGTTACATTTGTAACTATGCCTACATTTGTTTGGTGTTTGCTTACTGGTGCTGTGCTTAGAAATATCCTATCAGCAACCAAAATTCACACAGTATTTGATCGTGAAATTTCTGTGATTGGCAATGTGAGTTTATCTCTATTTTTGGCATTTGCTTTGATGACTATCAATATCGCTCAACTTATCTCACTAGCACTTCCAATGCTAACAATTCTTATAGTTCAAATTATCCTTATGATATTATATGTTATATTTATCACTTTTAGATTTTGTGGTAAGAATTATGATGCGGCTGTGCTATCGGCTGGGCATTGCGGATTTGGTCTTGGTGCTACGCCTACGGCACTTGTAAATATGCAAACGGTAACAAAACATTATGGCCCAAGCCATATGGCGTTTATCGTTATTCCATTGGTTGGGGCGTTTTTCATAGATATTATAAATGCCTTTATAATTTCAGCAATGATGGGATTGCCTATATTTAATTAA
- a CDS encoding bifunctional C40 family peptidase/M15 family metallopeptidase — MKNSLLFLIIFIFLGCAKQSYTLNELNLRLDLDFNQSANILPDTALNFKSNNNELINRYFSVWDSGFDVDINDAMWAFNTYTYEKQKYYGESHILRDQEWFDRHRQNANFAAYKRVLKPAIILRDTAVRSFPTKERLFLDSRPGEGYPFDYLQDSNLEAFHPVLVSHFSLDGAWAFIQSDSFTGFVASNDIKILNKKEANEFRKSKFGIFIKDRIAIKDQSNKFLFYSRIGGLVPYTKIENGNFIAPQGYKISQDIATINLELNSKNAKLILNEMIGMNYGWGGLDELRDCSAFTKDYFASFGIWLPRNSKPQSQIAQIIDLKELSDEAKKAKIVEFGVPYATLLYMRGHIMLYTGVVDGKISVTHASWGLKTKNNSRAVIGRTAITDIEIGKDRSDIKALLLSLVESMNILTPNPKLALQNSYNIKFQNNNIIFANNSYMPYEIGSSDILNNPSIKDMFALNYPLLKPLNSKLIDAGRIRNEQFFNAIYGDSKEAVEANLSEVIWLKNSLNQKIKFNSLNGAAKALQKVSDELDILVKNEPNLIIYLQDIGGTFKYRNIAQTNRLSPHSWGIAIDINVANSHYWLWSKDGYQNKIPYKIVEIFEKNGFIWGGRWEHFDTMHFEYRPEFAALGIN, encoded by the coding sequence ATGAAAAATTCGCTACTATTTCTAATAATTTTTATATTTTTAGGCTGCGCTAAACAGAGCTATACACTAAATGAGCTAAATTTAAGGCTTGATTTGGATTTTAATCAAAGTGCAAATATCTTGCCCGATACCGCTCTAAACTTCAAATCAAATAATAATGAACTAATCAATAGATATTTTAGCGTTTGGGATAGCGGATTTGATGTAGATATAAATGACGCTATGTGGGCGTTTAATACCTACACTTATGAGAAGCAAAAATATTATGGAGAGAGCCATATTTTGCGTGATCAAGAGTGGTTTGATAGACATAGACAAAATGCGAATTTCGCAGCTTATAAAAGAGTTTTAAAACCTGCAATAATCCTTAGAGATACTGCCGTTAGGAGTTTTCCTACCAAAGAGAGACTATTTTTAGATAGTAGGCCAGGCGAGGGATATCCATTTGATTACTTACAAGATTCAAATTTAGAAGCCTTTCATCCAGTTTTGGTATCACATTTTAGCCTTGATGGTGCGTGGGCCTTTATCCAAAGTGACTCATTTACCGGCTTTGTAGCCAGTAATGATATCAAGATTCTAAACAAAAAAGAGGCTAATGAGTTTAGAAAATCCAAATTTGGCATATTTATTAAAGATAGAATTGCTATAAAAGATCAATCTAATAAATTTCTATTTTACTCAAGAATCGGCGGCCTAGTCCCATATACAAAGATTGAAAATGGCAACTTCATCGCCCCTCAAGGCTATAAAATCAGCCAAGATATCGCCACTATAAATTTAGAGCTAAACTCCAAAAACGCTAAACTAATATTAAATGAGATGATAGGGATGAATTACGGCTGGGGCGGACTCGATGAGCTTAGAGATTGCTCTGCTTTTACCAAAGACTATTTTGCTAGTTTTGGAATTTGGCTACCACGAAACTCCAAACCCCAATCCCAAATCGCTCAAATAATAGATTTAAAAGAGTTATCAGATGAAGCCAAAAAGGCCAAAATAGTTGAATTTGGCGTCCCTTATGCTACGCTTTTGTATATGCGTGGCCATATAATGCTCTACACCGGCGTAGTAGATGGCAAAATCAGCGTTACTCACGCTTCATGGGGTTTAAAGACCAAAAACAACTCTAGAGCAGTCATAGGTCGCACAGCTATAACTGATATCGAGATTGGCAAGGATAGAAGTGATATAAAAGCGCTTTTATTAAGCCTTGTAGAGTCTATGAATATCTTAACCCCAAATCCAAAACTAGCCCTACAAAATAGCTACAATATCAAATTTCAAAACAATAATATAATATTTGCCAACAACTCATATATGCCATATGAGATAGGTAGTAGCGATATTTTAAATAACCCAAGTATAAAAGATATGTTTGCTCTAAACTACCCACTTTTAAAGCCTTTAAACTCTAAGTTAATAGACGCTGGACGGATAAGAAATGAGCAGTTTTTTAACGCAATTTATGGCGATAGCAAAGAAGCAGTAGAGGCTAATCTAAGTGAAGTAATCTGGCTAAAAAATAGCCTAAACCAAAAGATCAAATTCAACTCCTTAAATGGCGCAGCCAAAGCACTACAAAAAGTCAGCGATGAGCTTGATATATTGGTAAAAAATGAGCCAAATTTAATTATCTATCTTCAAGATATCGGCGGAACATTTAAATATAGAAATATAGCCCAAACCAACAGACTATCACCGCATAGCTGGGGAATCGCTATAGATATAAATGTAGCAAATAGCCACTACTGGTTATGGAGTAAAGATGGCTATCAAAACAAAATTCCATATAAAATAGTAGAGATATTTGAAAAAAATGGATTTATCTGGGGCGGCAGATGGGAGCATTTTGATACAATGCATTTTGAGTATCGCCCCGAATTTGCCGCCTTAGGTATTAATTAA
- the secA gene encoding preprotein translocase subunit SecA has product MLSFIARKIFGTKNDKEIKKYYKRVAKINALESKYEALSDDELRGEFITLQSSLIDGKVTKDSILNDVFAIVREVSKRTLNMRHFDVQLIGGMVLNEGKIAEMKTGEGKTLVATLPVVLNAMDKKGVHVVTVNDYLAKRDATQMSAIYNFLGLSVGIIVGGEYDDTKRKASYDADITYGTNNEFGFDYLRDNMKFELSSKVQREHNFVIVDEVDSILIDEARTPLIISGPTNRTLDGYIKADEVARAMKRGEPAATPQDKPTGDFIVDEKSRTIIITEAGIAKAEQLFGVENLYNLENAILSHHLDQALKAHNLFEKDVHYVVRDEGVVIVDEFTGRLSEGRRFSEGLHQALEAKEGVKIQEESQTLADITFQNYFRMYGTIAGMTGTAQTEAAEFAQIYNLDVISIPTNLPIKRVDKDDLIYKSENEKFKAVIEEIKIANAKGQPVLVGTASIEKSEVFHKMLVKERIAHSVLNAKNHEKEAQIIAEAGVKGAVTIATNMAGRGVDIRIDDEVRALGGLYIIGTERHESRRIDNQLRGRAGRQGDPGISRFYLSLEDNLLRIFGSDKIKAIMERLGIEEGESIESRLVTRAVENAQKKVESLHFESRKHVLEYDDVANEQRKTIYKYRDELLDPNSDLKEKIISNREDLVLMMLSEADVIEGGLSEDFDTNRLALVVKENSLIDIDPNELKGLDFNELKGLIIDKLAADYELKMSQIDIEQRKGIEKLLYLQILDAAWREHLYQMDILKTGIGLRGYNQKDPLTEYKKESYNLFMELVSKLKTESARALQVVKFKIEEPSQESKSKDIETPKESLKTGKKPSRNSPCPCGSGLKYKECCGKSGPKIGVFA; this is encoded by the coding sequence ATGCTTTCATTCATAGCTAGAAAAATATTTGGAACTAAAAATGATAAAGAGATTAAAAAATATTATAAAAGAGTAGCCAAAATTAATGCCTTAGAATCAAAATATGAAGCCTTAAGTGATGATGAATTAAGGGGCGAATTTATTACTTTACAAAGCTCTTTAATAGATGGCAAGGTTACTAAAGATAGCATATTAAATGATGTTTTTGCTATTGTTAGAGAGGTGTCAAAAAGAACGCTAAATATGAGACACTTTGATGTGCAACTAATAGGCGGTATGGTTTTAAATGAAGGCAAGATTGCAGAGATGAAAACGGGTGAGGGTAAAACCTTAGTAGCGACTTTGCCAGTGGTGTTAAATGCTATGGATAAAAAAGGGGTTCATGTAGTTACAGTAAATGACTATTTAGCCAAAAGAGATGCTACTCAAATGAGTGCTATATATAATTTTTTAGGCCTTAGTGTTGGTATTATAGTAGGTGGTGAGTATGATGATACAAAGCGTAAAGCCTCATATGATGCTGATATTACATATGGTACAAATAATGAATTTGGCTTTGATTATCTGCGTGATAATATGAAATTTGAACTATCTAGCAAAGTGCAAAGAGAGCATAATTTTGTAATTGTAGATGAGGTTGATAGTATCTTAATAGATGAGGCTAGAACTCCATTGATTATCTCAGGGCCTACTAATCGCACCTTAGATGGATATATTAAGGCTGATGAGGTAGCAAGAGCTATGAAAAGAGGAGAGCCAGCTGCTACACCACAAGATAAGCCAACTGGGGATTTTATCGTAGATGAAAAGAGTAGAACTATAATAATAACTGAGGCTGGAATCGCTAAAGCTGAACAGCTATTTGGTGTAGAAAATTTATATAATTTAGAAAATGCAATCTTAAGCCACCATCTAGATCAAGCTCTTAAAGCTCATAATCTATTTGAAAAAGATGTACACTATGTAGTTCGTGATGAAGGCGTGGTAATTGTAGATGAGTTTACTGGTAGACTTAGCGAAGGTAGAAGATTTAGTGAAGGCCTTCATCAAGCCTTAGAAGCTAAAGAGGGTGTAAAAATCCAAGAAGAGAGCCAAACTTTAGCTGATATCACTTTTCAAAATTACTTTAGGATGTATGGAACAATTGCTGGAATGACTGGTACAGCACAGACTGAAGCAGCTGAATTTGCTCAAATTTATAACTTAGATGTAATCTCTATCCCAACTAATCTACCAATTAAAAGAGTTGATAAAGATGATTTAATATATAAGAGTGAAAATGAGAAATTTAAAGCTGTAATAGAAGAGATAAAAATAGCAAATGCTAAAGGTCAGCCAGTGCTAGTAGGTACTGCAAGTATCGAAAAGAGTGAAGTATTTCACAAAATGCTAGTTAAAGAGCGTATAGCTCACTCAGTTTTAAATGCTAAAAACCATGAAAAAGAGGCGCAAATCATTGCCGAAGCTGGGGTCAAAGGTGCTGTAACTATTGCAACTAATATGGCTGGTCGTGGCGTGGATATCAGAATCGATGATGAGGTTAGAGCGCTTGGTGGGTTATATATCATAGGCACAGAAAGGCACGAGAGCCGCCGTATAGATAATCAATTAAGGGGCCGTGCTGGTCGTCAGGGCGATCCTGGTATTAGTAGATTCTATCTAAGCTTAGAAGATAATCTCCTTAGGATATTTGGTAGTGATAAGATAAAAGCTATTATGGAAAGATTAGGTATAGAAGAGGGTGAGAGCATAGAGAGTAGGCTAGTTACTCGTGCTGTAGAGAATGCTCAAAAGAAAGTAGAGAGCTTGCATTTTGAGAGTAGAAAGCATGTCTTAGAGTATGATGATGTAGCAAATGAACAAAGAAAAACTATATATAAATATAGAGATGAGCTACTAGACCCAAATAGCGATCTTAAAGAGAAAATAATCTCAAATAGAGAAGATTTAGTATTAATGATGTTAAGTGAGGCTGATGTTATAGAAGGTGGGTTAAGCGAAGATTTTGATACGAATAGATTAGCTCTTGTGGTAAAAGAAAATAGTCTAATTGATATTGATCCAAATGAGCTTAAAGGTCTTGATTTTAATGAGCTTAAAGGATTGATTATAGATAAATTGGCTGCTGATTATGAGCTAAAGATGTCGCAAATAGATATTGAACAAAGAAAAGGGATTGAAAAATTGCTATATCTTCAAATTTTAGATGCTGCTTGGAGAGAGCATCTATATCAAATGGATATCTTAAAAACAGGAATCGGCCTTAGAGGCTATAACCAAAAAGATCCCCTAACAGAGTATAAAAAAGAGAGTTATAATCTATTTATGGAGCTTGTGAGTAAGCTTAAAACAGAGAGTGCAAGAGCCTTACAGGTGGTTAAATTTAAAATAGAAGAGCCATCGCAAGAGTCAAAATCTAAAGATATAGAAACGCCAAAAGAGAGCCTAAAAACCGGTAAAAAACCATCTCGCAACTCGCCTTGCCCTTGCGGTAGTGGGTTAAAATATAAAGAGTGTTGTGGTAAGAGTGGGCCAAAAATCGGAGTCTTTGCCTAG
- a CDS encoding ATP-dependent DNA helicase, translating into MLNCIIELLGDNNLFLTGGGGVGKSYTTKEIMRIYKDNGKNIVALGSTGISAVGIGGVTIHSFFKFGLCANHMELKALDLKQKSKLKELFDIIKNIDLLIIDEISMVSAELMEMISLRLMQGEFKGRLMVVGDFYQLPPVKRQKDDMTLIKFNYAFDSTAWYNFKFKNIELVISKRTSDTQFYSMLSRIRLGNIDAEIYKKLSSKITNEIAKDSVILYGRNAEADALNAKKLAQIPNQLETISASGRVYDETLQNDAYTKWINNLNVLSELKIKIGARVMFLCNKWGEYYNGEQGIIKNINKDDNGVVVSISVLKDSGNIADVEPFTYSLFEYEKDDEGGIKEKLRAEFTQFPLKLAYAITIHKSQGMSIRRLVCDLNNIFANGQLYVALSRAISWDDLSIIYTRKRDFYSYLKSVVNIDKCVARFYEKENFIKEGI; encoded by the coding sequence TTGTTAAATTGTATTATAGAGCTTCTTGGGGATAATAATCTATTTTTAACAGGTGGTGGCGGAGTAGGCAAGAGCTATACCACCAAAGAGATTATGCGAATTTATAAAGATAATGGTAAGAATATTGTAGCACTTGGTAGCACTGGGATTAGTGCTGTTGGGATCGGTGGGGTGACTATACATAGCTTTTTTAAATTTGGGCTTTGTGCTAATCATATGGAGCTAAAAGCTCTTGATCTCAAGCAAAAATCAAAGCTAAAAGAGTTATTTGATATTATCAAAAATATTGATCTTTTGATAATTGATGAGATATCTATGGTAAGTGCTGAATTGATGGAGATGATATCCTTGCGTCTGATGCAGGGTGAATTTAAAGGGCGGCTTATGGTTGTAGGGGATTTTTATCAGCTCCCACCTGTTAAACGCCAAAAAGATGATATGACATTAATAAAATTTAACTATGCATTTGACTCGACAGCTTGGTATAATTTTAAATTTAAAAATATTGAATTGGTAATATCTAAGCGTACATCAGATACTCAGTTTTATTCTATGCTTTCACGCATTAGACTAGGAAATATTGATGCTGAAATTTACAAAAAACTAAGCTCAAAAATTACAAATGAGATTGCCAAAGATAGCGTAATTTTATATGGTAGAAATGCTGAAGCCGATGCATTAAATGCTAAAAAATTAGCCCAGATTCCAAATCAGCTTGAAACTATAAGTGCAAGTGGTAGAGTTTATGATGAGACACTGCAAAACGATGCTTATACTAAATGGATAAATAATCTAAATGTCTTAAGTGAGCTTAAGATAAAAATCGGTGCTAGAGTTATGTTTTTATGTAATAAATGGGGCGAGTATTATAATGGCGAACAAGGCATTATCAAAAATATTAATAAAGATGATAATGGCGTGGTAGTTAGTATAAGTGTACTAAAAGATAGCGGAAATATAGCCGATGTAGAGCCATTTACATATTCACTTTTTGAGTATGAAAAAGATGATGAAGGCGGTATAAAAGAGAAATTGCGGGCTGAATTTACTCAGTTTCCACTAAAATTAGCCTACGCTATTACAATCCATAAATCACAAGGTATGAGTATAAGGCGTTTGGTATGTGATTTAAATAATATTTTTGCTAATGGACAGCTTTATGTAGCACTATCACGAGCAATTAGCTGGGATGATTTAAGTATAATTTATACACGCAAAAGAGATTTTTACTCATATCTAAAAAGTGTAGTAAATATAGATAAATGCGTAGCTAGGTTTTATGAAAAAGAGAATTTTATAAAGGAAGGAATATGA
- the ftsZ gene encoding cell division protein FtsZ produces MSGFTVEEKQNVYGAKIKVVGVGGGGGNMINHIIREGIHNEDGMKTVDLIVANTDAQALDSSAAPNKIQLGEKKTRGLGAGMQPTVGKEAAMESYEDIKTTLENSDIVFIASGFGGGTGTGAAPIVAQAAKEIGALTIAVVTTPFKFEGSKRMRLAVEGINELKKECDSVVVVPNEKLSNIVDRKAGIKDSFKIVDSILARAVNGMSSIVLSHGESDINLDFADVKTAMSHRGLSLMGVGEAQGDGAAQEALKSAMQSPLLDDMDIKGAMGAIVHFTIHPDCPMSDMTEAMEIIEAAADPDADIFWGTKCDINMPVDKVLVTLVATGFSDSNVAKLQPSTATANATTVAATKESTPVKAEEPKESIFSYRRVSGLDLNISSDDLDIPTISRHQLD; encoded by the coding sequence ATGAGTGGTTTTACAGTAGAAGAGAAACAAAATGTTTATGGTGCAAAGATTAAGGTTGTAGGTGTCGGCGGCGGCGGCGGTAATATGATTAATCATATCATTAGAGAAGGTATACATAACGAAGATGGTATGAAAACTGTGGATTTAATTGTAGCCAACACAGATGCGCAAGCACTTGATAGTTCAGCAGCCCCAAATAAAATTCAACTAGGTGAGAAAAAAACTAGAGGCTTAGGTGCTGGTATGCAACCAACTGTAGGCAAAGAGGCTGCAATGGAGAGTTATGAAGATATTAAAACAACATTAGAAAATTCTGATATTGTATTTATCGCTTCTGGATTTGGCGGTGGTACCGGTACTGGCGCAGCTCCTATTGTAGCTCAAGCTGCTAAAGAGATTGGTGCGCTAACTATTGCTGTAGTAACTACCCCATTTAAATTTGAAGGTAGCAAGAGAATGCGCTTAGCAGTTGAGGGTATAAACGAGCTTAAAAAAGAGTGCGATAGCGTAGTAGTTGTACCAAATGAGAAATTAAGTAATATAGTAGATAGAAAAGCTGGAATTAAAGATAGCTTTAAAATTGTAGATAGTATTTTAGCGCGTGCAGTAAATGGTATGAGTTCAATCGTTCTTAGTCATGGTGAGAGTGATATTAATCTTGACTTTGCTGATGTAAAAACTGCTATGAGTCATAGAGGTCTATCACTTATGGGGGTAGGAGAAGCTCAAGGTGATGGCGCAGCTCAAGAAGCCTTAAAATCAGCTATGCAATCTCCATTATTAGATGATATGGATATAAAAGGTGCGATGGGTGCTATTGTACATTTTACCATTCATCCAGATTGTCCAATGAGCGATATGACTGAGGCGATGGAGATTATTGAAGCAGCTGCTGATCCTGATGCAGATATATTCTGGGGTACAAAATGTGATATAAATATGCCAGTTGATAAAGTTTTAGTAACTTTAGTAGCTACTGGTTTTTCAGATAGCAATGTAGCTAAACTTCAACCATCTACCGCTACTGCTAATGCAACTACAGTAGCAGCTACTAAAGAGAGTACTCCAGTAAAAGCTGAAGAGCCAAAAGAGAGTATATTTAGTTATCGTAGAGTTTCAGGTTTGGATTTAAATATTAGTAGCGATGATTTAGATATTCCAACAATTAGTCGTCACCAATTAGATTAA
- a CDS encoding FtsZ/tubulin family protein — translation MEITLNFYSTNYIYQTSIAIVTTPFKFKNNEQIQLATKNINELKKICDGVVVISNEKLSDITDSKADPKDNIESFDTILASAVNGISSIFLSHSEYDINIDFVDIITIMSSIECFLTGVGEAQGEKAAQEALKSAMQSHLLGGIDIKGTMGAIVNFTIHPDCPMSDMAEAIQIIEAAADPNADIFWSTKCDVTMPIDKVLVTLMVADFFDNVFKLQ, via the coding sequence ATGGAAATTACACTCAATTTTTACTCCACTAATTATATTTACCAAACTAGCATAGCTATAGTAACCACTCCATTTAAATTTAAAAATAATGAACAAATTCAACTTGCTACTAAAAATATTAATGAGCTTAAAAAAATATGCGATGGCGTTGTAGTTATCTCAAATGAGAAATTAAGTGATATTACAGATAGTAAAGCTGACCCAAAAGATAACATTGAATCATTTGATACTATTTTAGCGAGTGCAGTAAATGGTATAAGCTCTATATTTCTTAGTCATAGTGAGTACGATATCAATATTGATTTTGTTGATATTATAACCATTATGAGTAGTATAGAATGTTTCTTGACGGGTGTTGGTGAGGCTCAAGGCGAGAAGGCAGCTCAAGAAGCCTTAAAATCAGCTATGCAATCTCATCTTTTAGGTGGTATAGATATAAAAGGCACAATGGGCGCTATAGTTAATTTTACTATACATCCTGATTGTCCGATGAGTGATATGGCTGAAGCTATTCAAATTATAGAAGCAGCTGCTGATCCTAATGCTGATATATTCTGGAGTACAAAATGCGATGTAACTATGCCGATTGATAAGGTTTTGGTAACCTTAATGGTTGCTGACTTTTTTGATAATGTATTTAAACTCCAATAA